A genomic window from Candidatus Methylacidiphilum fumarolicum includes:
- a CDS encoding dihydrolipoyl dehydrogenase family protein translates to MKGSYQLAIIGAGTAGFAAASLAAKKGIKVALIEGAEKIGGLCILKGCMPSKTLIESSRRFWDLQQAKTFGLKVEAISVDMQQIQWRKRKLIETFAKYREEEILSLPVDFIRARASFKSPNELEIIRRDGEKQLLYANVIIITTGSAIDPLPIPGLMASGFLTSDSALELEHLPESITVLGGGPVACEFAQFFSRLGCKTTIIQRSPRLLKQFDPEVSQCLKDCFTAEGITVFSDTQIESVSIVNGLKKVSFFFKGKKKEVLSKEIFYALGRRPNLKHLGLEKIGIHTDFQSLEVNDKMQTSIPHIFAAGDVTGNFGIVHIAREEGEIAAKNALELLAGKEPTHVISRRLTMEVVFTDPETAMVGILPRNGETISAKYFFQDHGKAIIEGKEHGFVKIYAEPSTGEILCGTIIGPHASELIHLLSTCMYFRGKVEDLLHMPFYHPTLSEILGYPAEEIFYVLQKQKEMNQSFV, encoded by the coding sequence ATGAAGGGATCATATCAATTGGCCATCATCGGAGCAGGAACCGCGGGTTTTGCTGCTGCTTCTTTAGCCGCAAAAAAGGGAATCAAAGTCGCCCTGATCGAAGGAGCAGAAAAGATTGGAGGTCTGTGTATACTCAAAGGTTGTATGCCTTCAAAAACATTAATTGAATCCAGTCGTCGATTTTGGGATTTGCAACAAGCCAAAACTTTTGGATTGAAAGTAGAGGCTATTTCGGTGGATATGCAGCAGATTCAATGGAGAAAAAGAAAACTCATTGAGACGTTTGCTAAATATAGAGAAGAAGAGATCCTTTCATTACCAGTAGACTTCATTCGAGCCCGGGCTTCTTTCAAAAGCCCAAACGAATTGGAAATAATTAGAAGAGATGGGGAAAAGCAACTCCTCTATGCAAATGTTATCATCATAACGACTGGCTCAGCCATCGATCCCCTGCCCATTCCAGGATTAATGGCGTCTGGATTCCTTACAAGCGATTCAGCACTTGAACTAGAGCATTTACCAGAAAGCATTACCGTTCTGGGCGGTGGACCTGTTGCTTGCGAATTTGCCCAATTTTTTTCTCGACTCGGTTGCAAAACGACAATCATCCAAAGAAGCCCTAGGCTTTTGAAGCAATTTGATCCGGAAGTTTCCCAATGCCTCAAGGATTGTTTCACAGCTGAGGGCATTACGGTTTTTAGCGATACTCAAATTGAATCCGTCTCTATTGTAAATGGGTTGAAAAAAGTTTCTTTCTTTTTTAAAGGAAAAAAGAAGGAAGTTTTATCCAAAGAAATTTTCTACGCCCTTGGAAGAAGACCGAACCTAAAACACCTTGGATTAGAAAAGATAGGGATTCATACTGATTTCCAATCGCTTGAGGTCAATGATAAAATGCAGACTTCCATTCCCCATATTTTTGCAGCGGGAGATGTTACAGGCAACTTTGGAATCGTGCACATTGCCAGAGAAGAAGGAGAAATTGCAGCTAAAAACGCTCTTGAACTCCTAGCGGGTAAAGAACCTACGCACGTCATTTCAAGGCGTTTGACAATGGAAGTTGTTTTTACTGATCCAGAAACAGCAATGGTAGGCATTTTGCCTCGAAATGGTGAAACGATAAGCGCTAAGTATTTTTTCCAAGATCATGGGAAAGCCATTATCGAAGGGAAAGAACATGGCTTTGTGAAAATCTATGCTGAGCCTTCTACTGGAGAAATTCTTTGCGGTACCATTATTGGTCCTCATGCTTCAGAGTTGATTCATCTGTTGAGTACGTGCATGTATTTTAGAGGGAAAGTTGAGGATCTTTTGCATATGCCTTTTTATCATCCTACCCTTTCCGAAATCTTGGGATACCCAGCCGAAGAAATCTTTTATGTGCTCCAGAAGCAAAAAGAAATGAACCAATCTTTTGTTTAG
- a CDS encoding enoyl-ACP reductase FabI, translating to MNYKPLLGKNAVVFGVANKWSIAWAVAKTWHEAGANLIIGYQGERLKKPVEALLSELPSSPPSLAFPCDVSNEQEIKSFFSEALKHFPKIDLLLHSIAFAPKEALEKNFYETTREDFIKTFEISVYSFIALAREAKALFTDGGSILTLSYYGAEKVISNYKIMGPAKSALESTVRYLAYEFGKDQIRVNALSPGPINTLAARGISGFTKFLKECEAKSPLKRNVEAKEVASVALFLASDESKAITGQTIYVDCGYSILGF from the coding sequence ATGAATTATAAGCCACTATTAGGAAAAAATGCAGTTGTCTTTGGTGTTGCTAATAAATGGAGCATCGCTTGGGCTGTTGCCAAAACCTGGCACGAGGCCGGAGCCAACTTGATCATTGGATACCAAGGAGAAAGACTAAAGAAACCTGTGGAAGCTCTCCTTTCTGAACTCCCTTCCAGTCCTCCTTCATTGGCTTTTCCCTGTGATGTCAGTAATGAACAAGAAATTAAATCTTTCTTTTCGGAGGCTTTAAAACATTTTCCCAAAATCGATCTTCTACTCCACTCCATCGCTTTTGCTCCAAAAGAAGCGCTAGAAAAAAACTTCTATGAGACCACTCGAGAAGATTTTATAAAAACTTTTGAAATAAGTGTTTATTCTTTTATCGCCTTAGCAAGGGAAGCCAAAGCCTTGTTCACAGATGGAGGTAGTATTTTGACATTATCTTATTATGGCGCGGAAAAAGTTATATCAAATTACAAAATTATGGGGCCTGCAAAATCGGCTCTTGAATCCACCGTAAGGTATCTGGCCTATGAGTTTGGGAAAGATCAGATACGGGTCAATGCTTTAAGTCCTGGGCCAATAAACACATTAGCTGCACGAGGAATCAGCGGATTTACAAAGTTTTTAAAAGAATGTGAAGCAAAATCTCCATTGAAAAGAAATGTAGAAGCTAAAGAAGTTGCATCGGTTGCTTTATTTCTAGCATCAGATGAATCCAAAGCCATTACAGGACAAACGATTTACGTTGACTGTGGATACTCTATCCTTGGATTCTAA
- the cysS gene encoding cysteine--tRNA ligase, which translates to MKFSFPLPPFRLYNTISRKLEPIEPINPPHVTMYACGPTVYNLAHIGNFRTFLCVDLLRRALELFGYKVIHTMNYTDIDDKTIAASRAAGLSLAEYTQKYIDAFEQDMQTLNMLKPHFQPKATEHIEKMIEFIRQLIDKNHAYIGEDGSVYFRIASFPDYGKLSHLEKDKLKPGSHILADEYIKEHYGDFALWKAKKPEDGDVGWISPWEIGRPGWHIECSTMSICYLGNEIDIHCGGVDLIFPHHENEIAQSESVTGQNFVRHWFHVAHVLVEGEKMSKSLGNIYTIRDILERGFNERTLRYHLLTASHYRQTLNFTWQGMEASREAVKRIDQWLSRIQSLPKSQFQLQEYEEETRFLRCFVEALADDLNITEAIGHLFDWIRHTNRMMDKGEPLPPLQRSWHLVDSILGIGEFSVEIPPEIQTLLQMRSEARKNKDWATSDRIRQQLQQMGWIVQDTPEGQKAWKA; encoded by the coding sequence ATGAAATTCTCTTTTCCCCTTCCTCCTTTTCGTTTGTACAATACAATTTCCCGCAAACTTGAGCCCATTGAGCCGATCAATCCTCCGCATGTTACCATGTATGCTTGCGGTCCAACCGTATATAACCTAGCTCATATCGGCAATTTTAGAACCTTTCTCTGTGTGGATCTTCTCCGAAGAGCTCTTGAATTATTCGGATATAAGGTGATTCACACCATGAACTATACCGATATTGACGACAAGACAATTGCAGCTTCTCGTGCCGCTGGCCTTTCTCTAGCCGAATATACCCAAAAATATATCGATGCATTCGAACAAGATATGCAAACCCTTAATATGCTTAAGCCGCATTTTCAACCAAAGGCCACTGAGCACATTGAGAAGATGATTGAATTTATCCGCCAACTGATAGACAAAAACCATGCCTATATTGGAGAGGATGGATCAGTTTATTTCCGCATCGCTTCATTCCCTGACTATGGGAAACTTTCCCATTTAGAAAAAGACAAATTAAAACCTGGATCTCACATATTGGCTGACGAATACATCAAAGAACATTATGGAGATTTTGCCTTATGGAAAGCCAAAAAACCGGAAGATGGGGATGTCGGATGGATTTCTCCATGGGAAATAGGAAGACCAGGATGGCATATAGAATGCTCCACTATGAGTATCTGTTATTTAGGCAATGAAATAGACATTCACTGCGGGGGTGTCGATCTTATTTTTCCTCATCATGAAAATGAGATAGCGCAGAGCGAGTCGGTGACAGGACAAAATTTTGTTCGCCACTGGTTTCATGTAGCACATGTACTGGTTGAGGGAGAAAAGATGTCTAAATCTCTAGGCAATATCTATACTATCCGAGATATTTTAGAAAGAGGATTCAATGAAAGGACGCTTCGGTATCATCTTTTAACGGCTTCCCATTATCGACAGACCCTCAATTTCACATGGCAGGGCATGGAAGCCTCACGTGAAGCTGTCAAAAGAATCGATCAGTGGTTAAGCCGCATCCAAAGCCTTCCTAAATCTCAGTTCCAACTACAAGAATATGAAGAAGAGACTCGTTTTCTTCGCTGCTTTGTTGAGGCTTTAGCGGATGATCTAAATATTACAGAGGCAATCGGTCACCTTTTCGATTGGATCAGACACACCAATCGTATGATGGATAAAGGAGAGCCTTTACCACCACTCCAAAGAAGTTGGCACCTTGTTGATTCAATCTTAGGAATCGGAGAATTCAGCGTGGAAATTCCTCCTGAAATTCAAACTTTGCTACAAATGCGATCTGAAGCCAGAAAGAATAAGGACTGGGCTACAAGCGATAGGATCCGACAGCAGCTCCAACAAATGGGTTGGATAGTCCAAGATACTCCAGAAGGACAAAAAGCATGGAAAGCATGA
- a CDS encoding D-sedoheptulose-7-phosphate isomerase yields the protein MEKMSVNSTQIIERELEQLRQLASNMVASVDILSRIVDKLLECFKKNGKLLCAGNGGSAAQAMHFAEELLGKFRDKRPPLAAISLASDGPTLSCIANDFGFEEIFSRQIEALGYPEDLLILFSTSGNSRNLIKAAQSAKHRGMFSIAFLGKGGGELCRQVDMSWIVPSENPSRIQEMHCWAVHALLEIIEAWKNSA from the coding sequence ATGGAAAAAATGTCAGTCAATTCAACCCAAATTATTGAAAGAGAGCTAGAGCAGCTACGCCAGTTAGCATCGAATATGGTGGCTTCTGTGGATATTCTCTCTAGAATTGTCGATAAATTGCTCGAATGTTTCAAAAAAAATGGAAAGCTCCTTTGTGCAGGCAATGGAGGAAGTGCTGCTCAAGCTATGCACTTTGCAGAAGAACTTTTGGGAAAATTTAGAGATAAAAGACCTCCTCTAGCGGCCATCTCTTTAGCATCCGATGGCCCTACGCTTAGTTGTATTGCAAATGATTTTGGATTTGAAGAAATCTTTTCCAGACAGATAGAAGCTCTTGGATATCCAGAAGATCTGCTGATCCTTTTTTCTACTAGCGGTAATTCTCGCAATCTCATTAAGGCTGCGCAATCAGCCAAGCATAGGGGCATGTTTTCTATCGCTTTTCTGGGAAAAGGGGGAGGAGAGCTATGCAGACAGGTCGATATGTCCTGGATCGTCCCGAGTGAAAATCCTTCAAGAATACAAGAAATGCATTGTTGGGCTGTGCATGCCCTTTTAGAGATCATTGAAGCCTGGAAAAACAGTGCCTAA
- a CDS encoding zinc ribbon domain-containing protein, protein MGEALWLSEVHASGIGELKSRLRNSLETPVFVGRYEPTTQECFACGRGQKLSLSDRTFNCSCSWTSDRDINAALVILRKGRSLSPDQVVGMDRPELTPQEKEAAARILGSNSHICVSFLR, encoded by the coding sequence GTGGGCGAAGCTCTATGGTTGTCAGAGGTTCACGCCTCGGGGATAGGCGAACTGAAATCGAGGTTGAGGAACAGCCTTGAAACGCCTGTCTTCGTAGGTAGATATGAACCGACTACCCAAGAGTGCTTTGCCTGTGGTAGAGGGCAGAAGCTGTCGCTTTCAGACAGAACATTCAATTGTTCTTGTTCTTGGACTAGCGATCGCGACATAAATGCCGCTTTGGTTATTTTGAGAAAAGGGCGTAGCTTGAGCCCTGATCAGGTCGTAGGGATGGACCGGCCCGAACTCACGCCCCAGGAGAAGGAGGCCGCTGCACGGATACTGGGAAGCAATTCTCATATCTGTGTAAGTTTCCTTCGATGA
- the accB gene encoding acetyl-CoA carboxylase biotin carboxyl carrier protein, with protein sequence MDIAKIAELIELMVKNNLSEIEIEEENTKLRLRKDFPPQPTLVSAPPPSSSGHFVEVKDKEPSLLASPKFTEIRSPMVGIFYRSPSPNAQPYVEVGQEVTEDTVVCIIEAMKVMNEIKAEVHGIITEVLAENGKPVDFNKPLFKVKLL encoded by the coding sequence ATGGATATAGCTAAAATTGCTGAACTTATCGAACTGATGGTAAAAAACAATCTGAGTGAAATAGAGATCGAAGAAGAAAATACCAAACTGAGGCTTCGAAAAGATTTTCCTCCACAGCCTACCTTGGTCTCTGCTCCTCCTCCTTCTTCTAGCGGACATTTTGTCGAAGTCAAAGACAAAGAACCTTCCTTACTTGCTTCTCCCAAGTTTACAGAGATACGCTCGCCTATGGTAGGAATATTTTATAGATCCCCTTCTCCCAATGCCCAGCCCTACGTAGAAGTTGGACAAGAAGTCACAGAAGATACGGTAGTGTGCATCATAGAAGCCATGAAAGTCATGAACGAAATTAAAGCCGAAGTTCACGGAATCATCACAGAGGTGTTGGCGGAAAATGGTAAACCTGTAGATTTTAACAAGCCTTTGTTCAAAGTAAAACTGCTTTAA
- the tnpA gene encoding IS200/IS605 family transposase: protein MTGQVRLHLLHHCVYALHYHLVLVTKYRRKALTRPMLDRLRAIAEMRCDGWGGQLLECNGESDHVHLLVALPPNLGLSRFLNNLKTTSSRLLRREFATTVARFYRKAVLWSRSYCVITCGGAPLTVLKQCIERQETPE from the coding sequence ATGACAGGTCAAGTGCGTTTGCACCTTCTGCATCACTGCGTTTACGCGCTGCACTACCATTTAGTTCTTGTCACAAAATACCGCCGCAAGGCGCTCACCCGCCCCATGCTTGACCGGTTGCGTGCTATTGCGGAAATGCGCTGTGATGGATGGGGCGGACAGCTGCTTGAGTGCAACGGAGAATCTGACCACGTTCACTTGCTGGTTGCGTTGCCACCAAATCTTGGACTCAGCCGCTTCCTGAACAATCTCAAGACAACTTCTTCCAGGCTTCTCCGCAGAGAGTTTGCCACAACGGTCGCCCGTTTCTATCGTAAGGCAGTTCTTTGGAGCCGTTCCTACTGCGTTATCACGTGCGGGGGCGCCCCATTAACCGTCCTCAAACAGTGCATCGAACGGCAAGAAACGCCGGAATAG
- the tmk gene encoding dTMP kinase, translating into MKRRFISFEGSEGCGKTTQIRLLKKRLEERGQKVIRVREPGSTPLGERLRRLLKHSDIGFCSLAELFLFEASRAELIKKIIEPEIAQNTWVLADRFTDSTLVYQGIVRGIPLKTIEELNQLATAGIKPTLTILLDIPVKSAQFRIKKRDGKKSGIDKLQADFESSLDTVRKAYLELASREPERFYVLEATGSPEEIATLVWEKINHVFEL; encoded by the coding sequence ATGAAAAGACGGTTTATTAGTTTTGAAGGCAGTGAAGGCTGTGGGAAAACAACCCAGATTCGTCTGCTAAAAAAACGCTTAGAAGAGCGGGGACAGAAGGTTATCCGTGTTAGAGAACCTGGCTCCACACCCCTTGGAGAACGATTACGTAGGCTTTTAAAACATTCGGATATAGGCTTCTGCTCACTTGCCGAACTCTTTTTGTTTGAAGCGAGTAGAGCAGAGCTAATAAAAAAAATCATTGAGCCTGAGATTGCACAGAATACATGGGTTCTTGCCGATCGTTTTACCGATTCGACGCTTGTATACCAGGGAATAGTCCGTGGCATTCCTTTAAAGACCATTGAAGAGCTCAACCAACTGGCTACTGCTGGTATAAAGCCAACTTTAACGATTCTACTAGACATCCCAGTGAAAAGTGCTCAGTTTAGGATTAAAAAAAGGGATGGTAAAAAATCAGGCATTGACAAGTTGCAGGCTGATTTTGAGAGCTCCTTGGATACGGTAAGAAAAGCTTATTTAGAGCTTGCAAGCAGAGAGCCAGAAAGGTTCTATGTCTTGGAAGCCACAGGAAGCCCTGAGGAAATTGCAACTCTTGTATGGGAGAAGATTAACCATGTCTTTGAGCTATGA
- a CDS encoding HAD family hydrolase: MLTTKHIILWDIDGTLIHSSGSGVRAIFRTINELYNLEMHPKELDYRGRTDLMIAKQILNRCGVPWTPENLSIYRNHYLKVLREELTSQDTGKLCPGILDILQTISTISTVKMGLLTGNFRKAAQIKLSYYRVWTYFSFGLFGDLHESRNYLASMAAELVMTMFGQVIDKRNFWVVGDTPHDVLCAKFAGFTSIAVATGGFSKGELDQYKPDYSFEDLACVKDFFSLFAD; the protein is encoded by the coding sequence ATGTTAACAACAAAACATATTATTCTATGGGATATCGACGGTACTCTTATCCATTCCTCTGGTAGCGGAGTAAGAGCCATTTTTCGGACAATCAATGAGCTGTATAATCTAGAGATGCATCCCAAAGAATTAGACTATCGGGGAAGAACAGATCTCATGATCGCAAAACAAATTTTGAATAGATGCGGCGTGCCATGGACTCCTGAAAACCTTTCCATTTACAGAAATCATTATTTGAAAGTTCTCCGGGAAGAACTTACTAGTCAGGATACAGGGAAGCTTTGTCCAGGAATATTAGATATTTTGCAAACAATAAGTACTATCTCTACTGTCAAAATGGGACTTTTGACAGGTAATTTCAGAAAAGCTGCTCAGATCAAACTTTCCTATTATAGGGTATGGACCTATTTTTCTTTTGGGCTGTTTGGTGATCTTCACGAATCAAGAAATTATTTAGCCAGTATGGCTGCTGAGCTTGTTATGACAATGTTCGGCCAGGTCATTGATAAAAGGAATTTTTGGGTAGTGGGAGATACTCCCCACGATGTTCTTTGCGCTAAATTTGCAGGTTTTACTTCGATTGCTGTGGCTACTGGAGGTTTCAGCAAGGGGGAACTTGATCAATACAAACCCGATTACTCTTTTGAAGACCTTGCTTGTGTAAAAGATTTCTTCTCTCTTTTTGCTGATTAG
- a CDS encoding DNA replication protein: MSLSYESCIQLFKKGILNQRIASAYLFSGSDASLLLNVGMALSRELLEGDPLKHPDFYFIRPQTKLKRISVQQIKEVCQQLYLKAYKESRKVCLILEAESMCLGGGEAANAFLKTLEEPPSHTTILLTSTRPLSIFPTILSRCIRVSVYSSPFEISTEDQELLAEVQKWMQIDNGEPIAGFKKMALLNEFIQKTKAELEKENEEQPLEETQTVIHIKIMDKRERFLRLLEQAYWQKIQEELKKESPKKSFWRYVEAIRTIEQLHQDFRHAVDESLAIEAAFLPKTF, translated from the coding sequence ATGTCTTTGAGCTATGAAAGTTGTATTCAACTATTCAAAAAAGGGATTCTGAACCAAAGGATCGCTTCAGCTTATCTCTTCAGCGGTTCCGATGCTTCATTGTTGTTAAACGTAGGGATGGCTCTTTCCAGAGAGCTGCTAGAAGGAGATCCATTGAAGCACCCTGATTTTTACTTTATCCGTCCACAAACGAAACTAAAGCGCATCAGTGTTCAGCAAATAAAGGAAGTCTGCCAGCAGCTTTACTTGAAGGCGTATAAAGAATCCAGAAAAGTTTGCCTCATCTTAGAGGCTGAATCTATGTGTTTAGGAGGAGGAGAAGCGGCCAATGCCTTTCTAAAAACCCTTGAAGAGCCTCCTTCGCATACCACCATTCTTTTAACTTCGACAAGACCTTTGTCCATATTTCCAACTATTCTTTCTCGATGCATTCGAGTTTCTGTCTACAGTTCTCCTTTTGAAATTTCTACTGAAGATCAAGAGCTTTTGGCCGAAGTGCAAAAATGGATGCAAATCGACAATGGAGAACCAATTGCAGGGTTCAAAAAGATGGCATTGCTCAATGAGTTTATCCAAAAAACAAAAGCAGAACTAGAAAAGGAAAATGAAGAACAACCACTAGAAGAAACTCAAACAGTCATCCATATCAAGATCATGGATAAAAGGGAACGGTTCTTGCGCCTTCTTGAACAGGCTTACTGGCAAAAGATCCAAGAAGAACTAAAGAAAGAGTCCCCCAAGAAAAGTTTCTGGAGATATGTGGAGGCGATAAGAACCATAGAGCAGCTCCACCAAGATTTTAGACATGCGGTAGATGAATCGCTTGCTATTGAAGCCGCATTCCTTCCTAAAACTTTTTAA
- a CDS encoding RNA-guided endonuclease TnpB family protein: MMIASPAGLPVLGPVELKVTYRLYPSKTVRDELLRTRWVHCFLWNLALEERRRAWKEEKRRIGFVEQCRWLTELRSRSALLASINAQSAQVTLKRLDLAFQAFFRRVRQGEKPGCPRFKQAGRFSGFGFKQHEGDWRLLARERSAHLKLRLSGIGEIPIRGKARTPGEPRTCEIFLSGGRWQASVTMRCRPAREHGCGAEAFDLGTERFLTSARLEPGKSEPDVSEVANPRHLRKALKKLRKLGRTISRKMEAAIRKHGKRKGFRISKRLRKQYELLARMHAKVANVRKDFLHKQSAAMVRRSGLLITEELEPKRMTASARGSRKKPGKRVRQKAGLNREMLDASFGAFGAMAGYKAEEAGIGYLEAQARTLKPSQRCHRCGGVVKKTLGDRWHECACGASCHRDENSALGLLDWGLAKWEKDHGFAFPGPKVVVYGKEWTGTDPCVEREALAGWNLAAGWKSASRAYSGETARREARNSIPEPSGLDGVVHTSRMLREEIPCLKSRLPSIWTRSYHCESVGHISEKTIQKYIEDQKGK; this comes from the coding sequence ATGATGATCGCATCACCCGCTGGTCTTCCCGTTCTGGGCCCGGTCGAACTCAAGGTCACCTACCGGCTCTATCCATCCAAGACCGTCCGGGATGAGCTTTTGCGGACTCGCTGGGTCCATTGCTTCCTCTGGAACCTAGCTTTGGAGGAGCGCAGGCGGGCGTGGAAGGAGGAAAAGCGGCGTATCGGTTTCGTCGAGCAGTGCCGATGGCTCACCGAACTCCGTTCCCGCAGCGCGCTTCTCGCCTCGATCAACGCTCAATCCGCCCAGGTAACGCTCAAGAGGTTGGATCTCGCCTTTCAGGCGTTCTTCCGCCGCGTCCGGCAAGGCGAAAAGCCGGGATGCCCGCGTTTCAAGCAGGCAGGGCGATTCAGCGGTTTCGGCTTCAAGCAGCACGAAGGTGACTGGCGGCTGCTCGCCAGAGAGCGAAGCGCTCACCTGAAGCTTCGTCTCTCCGGCATTGGGGAGATCCCGATCCGGGGCAAGGCCCGTACTCCCGGAGAACCCAGGACATGCGAGATCTTTCTTTCCGGCGGCCGATGGCAGGCGTCGGTCACGATGCGCTGTCGACCGGCGCGGGAGCATGGCTGTGGAGCCGAGGCTTTCGACCTGGGCACGGAGCGGTTCCTGACCAGCGCCAGGTTGGAGCCGGGAAAGAGCGAGCCGGACGTTTCCGAGGTCGCCAATCCGCGCCATCTGCGCAAGGCGCTTAAGAAGCTCAGGAAGCTCGGACGGACGATCTCCCGCAAGATGGAGGCGGCGATCCGCAAGCACGGGAAACGGAAGGGATTTCGCATTTCCAAGAGGTTGCGCAAGCAGTACGAGCTGCTCGCCCGGATGCACGCCAAGGTGGCGAACGTCAGGAAGGATTTCCTGCACAAGCAGAGCGCCGCGATGGTGAGACGCAGCGGACTGTTGATCACGGAGGAGCTGGAGCCGAAAAGGATGACGGCTTCGGCCCGGGGCAGCCGGAAAAAGCCCGGGAAACGTGTGCGGCAAAAAGCCGGGCTGAATCGAGAGATGTTGGACGCATCGTTCGGAGCTTTCGGGGCGATGGCCGGATACAAAGCGGAAGAGGCTGGTATCGGATACCTGGAAGCACAGGCGAGGACGTTGAAGCCAAGCCAGAGATGTCACCGATGCGGCGGCGTTGTGAAAAAGACCCTCGGCGACCGGTGGCATGAGTGCGCATGCGGAGCGTCCTGCCATCGGGACGAGAACTCGGCGCTCGGGCTTCTCGACTGGGGCTTGGCGAAATGGGAGAAGGATCACGGCTTCGCCTTTCCGGGGCCGAAGGTCGTTGTATACGGAAAGGAATGGACGGGAACCGATCCATGCGTGGAGCGGGAAGCTCTGGCCGGATGGAACCTCGCTGCGGGCTGGAAGTCCGCGAGCCGAGCATACTCCGGTGAAACTGCCCGCAGGGAAGCGCGAAACTCCATCCCAGAGCCGTCAGGCTTGGATGGAGTAGTTCATACGTCTCGGATGTTGAGGGAAGAGATTCCTTGCCTCAAGAGTCGCCTCCCTTCCATATGGACGAGATCGTACCACTGCGAATCGGTAGGGCACATTTCGGAAAAGACCATCCAGAAGTACATCGAAGACCAGAAAGGGAAGTAA